One window from the genome of Phaseolus vulgaris cultivar G19833 unplaced genomic scaffold, P. vulgaris v2.0 scaffold_12, whole genome shotgun sequence encodes:
- the LOC137816894 gene encoding uncharacterized mitochondrial protein AtMg00810-like, which yields MESCKEASTPMPSSCYMDVDAAGKQVDQTKYRGLIGSLLYLTASRPNIMFAVCLCARYQANPKESHFKVAKRILKYLKGTSTVGLWYPSHSPIHLIGYSNSNFAGCKLDRKSTSGTCHLLGSSLISWHSKRQACVAFSTAEAEYIAAESCCAQILWFKTFIIFPKSVLKPVRVYL from the coding sequence atggagagttgcaaggaAGCAAGCACACCTATGCCATCAAGTTGCTACATGGATGTAGATGCTGCTGGAAAACAGGTAGATCAAACTAAATATAGAggtttgattggctctttgctctATCTAACAGCAAGTAGACCGAACATTATGTTTGCagtatgtctttgtgcaagatatcaagcaaatcctaaggagtcacacttcaaagttgcaaagagaattctgaaatatctcaaaggaacatcaactgttgggttatggtatccttctcactctcccattcatttaattggcTATTCAAATTCTAATTTTGCAGgatgcaagctagataggaaaagcacaagtggtacttgccaccttcttggttcaagcctcatctcatggcatagcaagaggCAAGCATGTGTAGCtttctctactgctgaggctgagtacATAGCTGCTGaaagctgttgtgcacagattctatggTTTAAAACCTTCATAATCTttcctaaatctgttttaaaacctgttagagtctatttgtga